The following are from one region of the Coffea eugenioides isolate CCC68of chromosome 2, Ceug_1.0, whole genome shotgun sequence genome:
- the LOC113760786 gene encoding peptidyl-prolyl cis-trans isomerase FKBP20-2, chloroplastic isoform X3, which yields MLLLCSPLRAKLSFSETTLFTCQARGVFSTQKMFRVQCQVGSYLQAHREENRNVLCSEENLRRRNLLLVLVTSSIPLAFPSYGKTKGKNPYDEKRLLEQNRRIQKENNAPEDFPNFVREGFTVKVVASENYVKRDSGLVVWDIAVGKGDSPKAGQQVTFHYVGYNESGRRIDSSYVQGTPAKIRMGTNALVPGFEEGIRDMKPGGKRRIVIPPELGPPVNSWDVGFGSTF from the exons ATGCTGCTGCTCTGTTCTCCTCTTCGTGCAAAGCTCTCTTTTTCTG AGACTACTCTTTTTACTTGCCAAGCTCGAGGAGTATTTTCCACCCAGAAAATGTTCAGAGTGCAGTGCCAGGTTGGTAGCTACCTGCAAGCTCATCG AGAAGAGAACAGAAATGTCTTGTGTTCAGAGGAGAACTTGAGGAGGAGAAATCTTCTACTTGTTCTAGTTACTTCAAGCATACCTCTGGCTTTTCCATCTTATGGAAAGACAAAAGGTAAAAACCCATATGATGAAAAACGTTTGTTAGAGCAAAACAGGcgcatacaaaaagaaaataatgcaCCTGAAGACTTCCCAAATTTTGTCAGAGAAG GATTTACTGTAAAAGTTGTGGCATCAGAGAATTATGTAAAGCGTGACTCAGGTCTTGTAGTGTGGGATATTGCTGTTGGTAAAGGTGATTCTCCAAAGGCTGGTCAGCag GTGACGTTTCACTATGTCGGTTATAATGAGTCAGGCCGTCGCATTGACAGTTCCTATGTACAGGGTACTCCGGCAAAAATCCGAATGGGTACTAATGCATTAGTTCCAG GTTTTGAGGAAGGAATCCGGGACATGAAACCAGGTGGAAAAAGGAGAATTGTAATTCCCCCAGAACTAGGACCGCCA GTGAACAGTTGGGATGTAGGATTTGGCTCCACCTTTTAA
- the LOC113760786 gene encoding peptidyl-prolyl cis-trans isomerase FKBP20-2, chloroplastic isoform X2 — protein sequence MLLLCSPLRAKLSFSETTLFTCQARGVFSTQKMFRVQCQVGSYLQAHREENRNVLCSEENLRRRNLLLVLVTSSIPLAFPSYGKTKGKNPYDEKRLLEQNRRIQKENNAPEDFPNFVREGFTVKVVASENYVKRDSGLVVWDIAVGKGDSPKAGQQVTFHYVGYNESGRRIDSSYVQGTPAKIRMGTNALVPGFEEGIRDMKPGGKRRIVIPPELGPPKFCSNIIVSTDDDVIT from the exons ATGCTGCTGCTCTGTTCTCCTCTTCGTGCAAAGCTCTCTTTTTCTG AGACTACTCTTTTTACTTGCCAAGCTCGAGGAGTATTTTCCACCCAGAAAATGTTCAGAGTGCAGTGCCAGGTTGGTAGCTACCTGCAAGCTCATCG AGAAGAGAACAGAAATGTCTTGTGTTCAGAGGAGAACTTGAGGAGGAGAAATCTTCTACTTGTTCTAGTTACTTCAAGCATACCTCTGGCTTTTCCATCTTATGGAAAGACAAAAGGTAAAAACCCATATGATGAAAAACGTTTGTTAGAGCAAAACAGGcgcatacaaaaagaaaataatgcaCCTGAAGACTTCCCAAATTTTGTCAGAGAAG GATTTACTGTAAAAGTTGTGGCATCAGAGAATTATGTAAAGCGTGACTCAGGTCTTGTAGTGTGGGATATTGCTGTTGGTAAAGGTGATTCTCCAAAGGCTGGTCAGCag GTGACGTTTCACTATGTCGGTTATAATGAGTCAGGCCGTCGCATTGACAGTTCCTATGTACAGGGTACTCCGGCAAAAATCCGAATGGGTACTAATGCATTAGTTCCAG GTTTTGAGGAAGGAATCCGGGACATGAAACCAGGTGGAAAAAGGAGAATTGTAATTCCCCCAGAACTAGGACCGCCA AAATTCTGTTCCAACATTATTGTTTCTACCGATGATGATGTTATTACTTGA
- the LOC113760783 gene encoding cationic amino acid transporter 9, chloroplastic isoform X1 has product MSSNDLSSSSSSPMSCLGHFCSSALRAKPLAPPSSETSVRTNSGQGLIRRLSLFDLILLGIGASIGAGIFVITGTVARDAGPGVTISFIIAGASCVLNALCYAELASRFPAVVGGAYLYTYTAFNELTAFLVFGQLMLDYHIGAASIARSLAGYVVSLLELIPSLRDNIPAWVGHGQDISGVLSINVLAPILLVLLTIVLCWGVGESSIVNSVMTVTKVAIVFVVIIVGAFKVDVSNWTPFAPNGFGTILTGATVVFFAYVGFDAVANSAEESRRPQRDLPLGIMGSLLVCVVLYVGVCLVITGMVPYQFLGEDAPLAEAFKSKGLNFVAVLISFGAVAGLTTTLLVGLYVQSRLYLGIGRDGLLPSIFAKVHPTRHTPIYSQIWAGIIAMVLAGLLNVHVLSHILSVGSLTGYSVVSACVITLRWKDKNTSRFSTRWISKRGEGIICLVTIACCGFASGCIFRFGASFIFVIVAAVIAILAALALHFWQIYTDPPGFSCPGVPIMPAICIFLNIFLFAQLHYEAWVRFVVLSIIMVGIYAFYGQYHANPVSSDTSIVYHRAPAEEAK; this is encoded by the exons ATGAGCAGCAATGATCTTTCATCATCTTCCTCATCGCCGATGTCATGCTTGGGTCACTTCTGCTCATCGGCTCTCAGAGCCAAACCTCTGGCTCCGCCGTCGTCGGAGACTTCCGTTCGTACAAACTCTGGCCAAGGCCTCATCCGTCGTCTCAGCCTCTTTGACCTGATTCTCCTAGGCATTGGCGCCTCCATTGGTGCCGGCATCTTCGTCATCACCGGCACAGTTGCTCGCGACGCTGGCCCCG GGGTCACAATTAGCTTCATTATTGCTGGAGCATCTTGTGTGCTTAATGCACTCTGTTATGCTGAGCTAGCTTCTCGATTTCCTGCAGTTGTTGGAGGAGCTTACTTATACACCTACACAGCTTTCAATGAGCTGACTGCATTTCTCGTGTTTGGTCAATTGATGCTTGACTACCACATTGGTGCAGCCAGTATAGCCCGTAGCTTGGCAGGTTATGTAGTTTCATTACTTGAGCTCATTCCATCTCTCAGAGATAATATCCCTGCCTGGGTGGGGCATGGTCAAGATATTTCTGGAGTATTATCTATAAATGTGCTAGCTCCGATTCTGCTAGTACTTCTGACTATAGTCCTATGCTGGGGCGTAGGAGAATCTTCTATTGTAAACTCTGTCATGACGGTCACAAAG GTAGCCATTGTTTTTGTTGTCATCATTGTTGGAGCTTTTAAGGTGGATGTTTCAAATTGGACGCCTTTTGCTCCAAATGGTTTTGGAACAATACTGACTGGAGCAACTGTTGTATTCTTTGCATATGTTGGATTTGACGCAGTTGCTAATTCTGCTGAAGAATCTAGGAGACCACAG CGGGACTTACCATTAGGCATAATGGGGAGCCTTCTCGTCTGTGTTGTATTATATGTTGGTGTTTGCTTGGTGATTACTGGAATGGTCCCTTACCAATTTCTTGGAGAAGATGCTCCTTTGGCTGAAGCTTTTAAATCCAAGGGCCTAAATTTTGTAGCTGTCCTAATCAGCTTTGGTGCTGTTGCTGGACTGACTACAACCCTTCTGGTTGGGCTTTACGTTCAG TCACGACTGTATCTTGGGATTGGAAGGGATGGCTTGCTTCCATCAATTTTTGCTAAAGTGCATCCAACTCGGCATACCCCCATTTATTCGCAAATCTGGGCTGGTATTATTGCTATGGTGTTGGCTGGGCTCTTAAATGTACATGTACTCTCACATATTCTCTCTGTTGGTTCACTG ACGGGCTATTCTGTTGTTTCAGCGTGTGTGATAACTCTCCGCTGGAAGGATAAGAATACAAGTAGGTTTTCTACTAGGTGGATTTCAAAGAGAGGAGAAGGAATCATTTGCCTCGTAACAATAGCCTGTTGTGGTTTTGCTAGTGGTTGCATTTTCCGTTTTGGtgcttcatttatttttgtcatTGTAGCTGCAGTTATCGCAATCCTTGCTGCTCTTGCTCTTCACTTCTGGCAG ATTTACACAGATCCACCTGGTTTTTCTTGTCCTGGAGTTCCTATTATGCCAGCTATATGCATTTTTCTCAACATTTTTCTGTTTGCCCAG TTACATTATGAAGCCTGGGTCAGATTTGTTGTTCTGAGCATCATTATGGTTGGTATTTATGCATTCTATGGGCAGTATCATGCTAATCCTGTAAGTTCAGATACATCAATTGTCTATCATAGGGCCCCTGCAGAAGAAGCTAAATAG
- the LOC113760786 gene encoding peptidyl-prolyl cis-trans isomerase FKBP20-2, chloroplastic isoform X1: MLLLCSPLRAKLSFSETTLFTCQARGVFSTQKMFRVQCQVGSYLQAHREENRNVLCSEENLRRRNLLLVLVTSSIPLAFPSYGKTKGKNPYDEKRLLEQNRRIQKENNAPEDFPNFVREGFTVKVVASENYVKRDSGLVVWDIAVGKGDSPKAGQQVTFHYVGYNESGRRIDSSYVQGTPAKIRMGTNALVPGFEEGIRDMKPGGKRRIVIPPELGPPVGPSTFFSSKQFEVFDVELVSIQDCTRRTIGFYSDFVCN, from the exons ATGCTGCTGCTCTGTTCTCCTCTTCGTGCAAAGCTCTCTTTTTCTG AGACTACTCTTTTTACTTGCCAAGCTCGAGGAGTATTTTCCACCCAGAAAATGTTCAGAGTGCAGTGCCAGGTTGGTAGCTACCTGCAAGCTCATCG AGAAGAGAACAGAAATGTCTTGTGTTCAGAGGAGAACTTGAGGAGGAGAAATCTTCTACTTGTTCTAGTTACTTCAAGCATACCTCTGGCTTTTCCATCTTATGGAAAGACAAAAGGTAAAAACCCATATGATGAAAAACGTTTGTTAGAGCAAAACAGGcgcatacaaaaagaaaataatgcaCCTGAAGACTTCCCAAATTTTGTCAGAGAAG GATTTACTGTAAAAGTTGTGGCATCAGAGAATTATGTAAAGCGTGACTCAGGTCTTGTAGTGTGGGATATTGCTGTTGGTAAAGGTGATTCTCCAAAGGCTGGTCAGCag GTGACGTTTCACTATGTCGGTTATAATGAGTCAGGCCGTCGCATTGACAGTTCCTATGTACAGGGTACTCCGGCAAAAATCCGAATGGGTACTAATGCATTAGTTCCAG GTTTTGAGGAAGGAATCCGGGACATGAAACCAGGTGGAAAAAGGAGAATTGTAATTCCCCCAGAACTAGGACCGCCA GTAGGACCTTCCACCTTTTTCAGCTCAAAACAATTTGAGGTTTTTGATGTGGAACTGGTTAGCATTCAAGATTGCACAAGGAGGACAATTGGTTTTTACTCCGATTTTGTTTGTAATTGA
- the LOC113760786 gene encoding peptidyl-prolyl cis-trans isomerase FKBP20-2, chloroplastic isoform X4 — MLLLCSPLRAKLSFSETTLFTCQARGVFSTQKMFRVQCQVGSYLQAHREENRNVLCSEENLRRRNLLLVLVTSSIPLAFPSYGKTKGFTVKVVASENYVKRDSGLVVWDIAVGKGDSPKAGQQVTFHYVGYNESGRRIDSSYVQGTPAKIRMGTNALVPGFEEGIRDMKPGGKRRIVIPPELGPPVGPSTFFSSKQFEVFDVELVSIQDCTRRTIGFYSDFVCN, encoded by the exons ATGCTGCTGCTCTGTTCTCCTCTTCGTGCAAAGCTCTCTTTTTCTG AGACTACTCTTTTTACTTGCCAAGCTCGAGGAGTATTTTCCACCCAGAAAATGTTCAGAGTGCAGTGCCAGGTTGGTAGCTACCTGCAAGCTCATCG AGAAGAGAACAGAAATGTCTTGTGTTCAGAGGAGAACTTGAGGAGGAGAAATCTTCTACTTGTTCTAGTTACTTCAAGCATACCTCTGGCTTTTCCATCTTATGGAAAGACAAAAG GATTTACTGTAAAAGTTGTGGCATCAGAGAATTATGTAAAGCGTGACTCAGGTCTTGTAGTGTGGGATATTGCTGTTGGTAAAGGTGATTCTCCAAAGGCTGGTCAGCag GTGACGTTTCACTATGTCGGTTATAATGAGTCAGGCCGTCGCATTGACAGTTCCTATGTACAGGGTACTCCGGCAAAAATCCGAATGGGTACTAATGCATTAGTTCCAG GTTTTGAGGAAGGAATCCGGGACATGAAACCAGGTGGAAAAAGGAGAATTGTAATTCCCCCAGAACTAGGACCGCCA GTAGGACCTTCCACCTTTTTCAGCTCAAAACAATTTGAGGTTTTTGATGTGGAACTGGTTAGCATTCAAGATTGCACAAGGAGGACAATTGGTTTTTACTCCGATTTTGTTTGTAATTGA
- the LOC113760783 gene encoding cationic amino acid transporter 9, chloroplastic isoform X2 — protein sequence MSSNDLSSSSSSPMSCLGHFCSSALRAKPLAPPSSETSVRTNSGQGLIRRLSLFDLILLGIGASIGAGIFVITGTVARDAGPGVTISFIIAGASCVLNALCYAELASRFPAVVGGAYLYTYTAFNELTAFLVFGQLMLDYHIGAASIARSLAGYVVSLLELIPSLRDNIPAWVGHGQDISGVLSINVLAPILLVLLTIVLCWGVGESSIVNSVMTVTKVAIVFVVIIVGAFKVDVSNWTPFAPNGFGTILTGATVVFFAYVGFDAVANSAEESRRPQRDLPLGIMGSLLVCVVLYVGVCLVITGMVPYQFLGEDAPLAEAFKSKGLNFVAVLISFGAVAGLTTTLLVGLYVQSRLYLGIGRDGLLPSIFAKVHPTRHTPIYSQIWAGIIAMVLAGLLNVHVLSHILSVGSLTGYSVVSACVITLRWKDKNTSRFSTRWISKRGEGIICLVTIACCGFASGCIFRFGASFIFVIVAAVIAILAALALHFWQIYTDPPGFSCPGVPIMPAICIFLNIFLFAQLHYEAWVRFVVLSIIMVGIYAFYGQYHANPVQGVSLV from the exons ATGAGCAGCAATGATCTTTCATCATCTTCCTCATCGCCGATGTCATGCTTGGGTCACTTCTGCTCATCGGCTCTCAGAGCCAAACCTCTGGCTCCGCCGTCGTCGGAGACTTCCGTTCGTACAAACTCTGGCCAAGGCCTCATCCGTCGTCTCAGCCTCTTTGACCTGATTCTCCTAGGCATTGGCGCCTCCATTGGTGCCGGCATCTTCGTCATCACCGGCACAGTTGCTCGCGACGCTGGCCCCG GGGTCACAATTAGCTTCATTATTGCTGGAGCATCTTGTGTGCTTAATGCACTCTGTTATGCTGAGCTAGCTTCTCGATTTCCTGCAGTTGTTGGAGGAGCTTACTTATACACCTACACAGCTTTCAATGAGCTGACTGCATTTCTCGTGTTTGGTCAATTGATGCTTGACTACCACATTGGTGCAGCCAGTATAGCCCGTAGCTTGGCAGGTTATGTAGTTTCATTACTTGAGCTCATTCCATCTCTCAGAGATAATATCCCTGCCTGGGTGGGGCATGGTCAAGATATTTCTGGAGTATTATCTATAAATGTGCTAGCTCCGATTCTGCTAGTACTTCTGACTATAGTCCTATGCTGGGGCGTAGGAGAATCTTCTATTGTAAACTCTGTCATGACGGTCACAAAG GTAGCCATTGTTTTTGTTGTCATCATTGTTGGAGCTTTTAAGGTGGATGTTTCAAATTGGACGCCTTTTGCTCCAAATGGTTTTGGAACAATACTGACTGGAGCAACTGTTGTATTCTTTGCATATGTTGGATTTGACGCAGTTGCTAATTCTGCTGAAGAATCTAGGAGACCACAG CGGGACTTACCATTAGGCATAATGGGGAGCCTTCTCGTCTGTGTTGTATTATATGTTGGTGTTTGCTTGGTGATTACTGGAATGGTCCCTTACCAATTTCTTGGAGAAGATGCTCCTTTGGCTGAAGCTTTTAAATCCAAGGGCCTAAATTTTGTAGCTGTCCTAATCAGCTTTGGTGCTGTTGCTGGACTGACTACAACCCTTCTGGTTGGGCTTTACGTTCAG TCACGACTGTATCTTGGGATTGGAAGGGATGGCTTGCTTCCATCAATTTTTGCTAAAGTGCATCCAACTCGGCATACCCCCATTTATTCGCAAATCTGGGCTGGTATTATTGCTATGGTGTTGGCTGGGCTCTTAAATGTACATGTACTCTCACATATTCTCTCTGTTGGTTCACTG ACGGGCTATTCTGTTGTTTCAGCGTGTGTGATAACTCTCCGCTGGAAGGATAAGAATACAAGTAGGTTTTCTACTAGGTGGATTTCAAAGAGAGGAGAAGGAATCATTTGCCTCGTAACAATAGCCTGTTGTGGTTTTGCTAGTGGTTGCATTTTCCGTTTTGGtgcttcatttatttttgtcatTGTAGCTGCAGTTATCGCAATCCTTGCTGCTCTTGCTCTTCACTTCTGGCAG ATTTACACAGATCCACCTGGTTTTTCTTGTCCTGGAGTTCCTATTATGCCAGCTATATGCATTTTTCTCAACATTTTTCTGTTTGCCCAG TTACATTATGAAGCCTGGGTCAGATTTGTTGTTCTGAGCATCATTATGGTTGGTATTTATGCATTCTATGGGCAGTATCATGCTAATCCT gTACAGGGAGTTTCACTCGTTTAA
- the LOC113760925 gene encoding putative dual specificity protein phosphatase DSP8, whose translation MHIEELKEGESDREEGQGCGNYREGRIVVLDAKRALVGAGARALFYPTLLYNVVRNKIESEFHWWDKVDEFILLGAVPFPADVPRLKELGVCGVVTLNEPYETLVPTSLYHDHDIDHLVIPTRDYLFAPTNDDICQAVDFIHGNASRGKTTYVHCKAGRGRSTTIVLCYMVKHKDMTPKLAYEHVRSIRPRVLLASSQRQAVENFYIHLKRTENDISVVDRSPISILGFPATLDPSAFDDGSVVLVTKSDLDGYDESHESGVVGKSIMAESNLACRFQFVSQAAVARLSCLWVRSQTGEKVSKKLGSSMTSSQLQSIGVDIHVY comes from the exons ATGCATATTGAGGAACTGAAGGAGGGGGAATCTGATAGAGAGGAGGGACAAGGTTGTGGTAATTATAGAGAAGGTAGGATTGTTGTTTTGGATGCAAAAAGGGCTTTGGTTGGGGCAGGTGCTCGTGCTCTCTTTTATCCAACCTTGTTGTACAATGTTGTGAGAAATAAGATTGAATCCGAGTTCCACTGGTGGGACAAAGTTGATGAG TTTATTTTGTTAGGAGCTGTTCCATTTCCTGCTGATGTTCCTCGCTTGAAAGAACTAGGTGTCTGTGGAGTGGTTACCTTGAACGAACCATATGAAACATTGGTCCCAACATCGTTATATCAT GACCATGATATTGACCACTTGGTAATTCCTACAAGAGATTATCTCTTTGCTCCAACAAATGATGACATTTGCCAAGCTGTGGACTTCATCCATG GAAATGCATCTCGTGGGAAAACCACCTATGTTCACTGTAAGGCAGGGCGGGGCCGTAGCACAACCATTGTCCTTTGTTACATG GTTAAACATAAGGACATGACACCTAAACTTGCATATGAACATGTGAGGTCCATTAGGCCAAGGGTGCTATTGGCCTCTTCTCAGCGGCAG GCTGTTGAGAATTTCTACATCCATCTGAAGAGAACTGAAAATGACATCTCAGTGGTTGATAGATCACCAATATCTATTTTAGGTTTCCCAGCAACACTTGACCCTTCAGCTTTTGATGATGGATCTGTTGTTTTAGTGACGAAATCCGACCTTGATGGATATGATGAAAGTCACGAGTCAGGTGTAGTGGGTAAGAGTATTATGGCTGAGTCAAACCTAGCATGTAGATTTCAGTTTGTTAGTCAGGCAGCTGTTGCCAGGCTTTCGTGTCTGTGGGTTCGTTCTCAAACAGGTGAGAAAGTGTCAAAGAAGCTGGGAAGCTCCATGACAAGCAGTCAGCTACAGAGTATTGGTGTTGACATCCATGTTTATTAA